The following proteins are encoded in a genomic region of Brachypodium distachyon strain Bd21 chromosome 1, Brachypodium_distachyon_v3.0, whole genome shotgun sequence:
- the LOC100821537 gene encoding uncharacterized protein LOC100821537 isoform X3 codes for MPQNPSQRTAKGKEVVNEYDKVKQCCPKFVTRNPTCLFIREPSNTSNLSYESGDADALIQLATTFSTNSTLTSIARMEHGESSKGRKRSYDCAHYANLTSEQKKAKQDRARARRQSLTLEQRQQMNARRRALRPHLTSEKKEEFNARRRALRQSLPPQERHALLDRRKASYRNKRDTVCVESIAMRCPKLGASSIADPSLSTSASTITKATFVEDIMDEDTIPELGGSSIADPLLSTLASTIAEDDTSTFLEDIMDEDTIPELGTLPPAQTSTTMPEFTIGTDDDVQNFINEIMDEDTIPEEDMDEEYYLFASEVGGHNNEVVNPDESMETSAAVNSALDPYDYVYSDIPERTHVLKPVPDCEYCGAKKFEYEVKSFCCREGKVRLVNPEPPLELRRLWSSEDTDAKHFRDNIRFFNGHFSFTTLGVNLDNKYTNMRSGVYTFRGHGQIYHNIHSFGSTNSSPSHLQLYFYDDDQSLQHRFRHSPNLDQEVTRKLVDILKDNPYSKAFRSLGQVENVLEYRITLNTDYRMDQQTYNVPLSSEVAAVWVEGNDLIKRFKRSIILYGNNNVKHHIEPFYGCYDPLSYPLFFPRGELGWHPHIPKYGVSLEEVLRYHDNNSNDNPDMNNRLCVSVRDYYCHKFQKRPGIFNAVLYGKRLLQQYAVDMYMKIEGTRLDYYRIHHKELRADLYKGIVDSLQAGESRADAVGKRIILPSTFIGGKRDMKRRFMDAMALVQKYGKPDIFLTMTCNPKWEEITNGLEPGQTPQDRPDLIVWVFKAKLEVLKIQLFKNHILGKVIAYVYVIEFQKRGLPHAHFLLIMELDYKLLVPEQYDHIISAELPDKQNYPELYAMVVNHMMHGPCGVFNPKNVCMQNRACKNHYPRPFNPTTLQGKDAYPVYRRRDNGRRAQVRGHMLDNRWVVPYNPYLLRMFNCHINVEVCSSIKAVKYLFKYIYKGHDRALMSLDEPDSNGNIDEIKQYRDARWVTPPEALWRIYSFDLSEMRPSVKQLQLHLPEMHMISFEAGQDLNDVVTRHGASRTMLTEYFEANKKFPKAR; via the exons ATGCCGCAGAATCCAAGCCAGCGCACTGCTAAAGGAAAAGAGG TGGTTAATGAATAcgataaagtaaagcaatgCTGCCCGAAATTTGTGACACGTAATCCAACATGTTTATTCATACGTGAGCCGTCCAACACTTCAAACTTAAGTTATGAGTCAGGTGATGCAGATGCACTGATTCAATTAGCTACAACATTTTCCACTAATAGTACGTTGACATCAATCGCCAGAATGGAACATGGAGAAAGCTCAAAAG GACGAAAGAGGTCCTATGACTGTGCTCACTATGCTAACCTCACCTCAGAACAAAAGAAAGCCAAGCAAGATCGTGCTAGAGCACGCCGGCAAAGTTTAACACTTGAACAGAGGCAACAGATGAATGCACGCCGAAGAGCGCTTAGACCACATTTAACATCTGAAAAGAAGGAAGAGTTCAATGCACGCCGAAGAGCACTCAGGCAGAGTTTACCACCCCAGGAGAGGCATGCATTGTTAGATCGACGCAAAGCAAGCTACAGAAATAAGAGAGACACCGTATGCGTTGAATCCATTGCAATGCGATGCCCTAAACTAGGTGCTTCATCAATAGCCGACCCATCATTGAGCACATCGGCATCCACGATTACAAAAG CAACCTTCGTTGAGGATATCATGGATGAGGACACCATTCCTGAGCTAGGTGGTTCATCAATAGCCGACCCATTATTGAGCACACTAGCATCCACGATTGCAGAAG ATGATACGTCAACCTTCCTTGAGGATATCATGGATGAGGACACCATTCCTGAGCTAGGTACTTTGCCACCAGCCCAAACATCAACGACCATGCCTGAATTCACCATTGGAACTGATG ATGATGTTCAAAActtcattaatgaaatcaTGGATGAGGACACCATTCCTGAAGAGGATATGGATGAGGAGTATTATCTTTTTGCCAGTGAAG tagGTGGGCATAATAACGAGGTGGTCAACCCTGATGAATCAATGGAAACCTCTGCTGCTGTAAATAGTGCCCTAGATCCGTACGATTATGTCTACTCAGACATCCCAGAAAGAACGCACGTATTAAAGCCTGTGCCAGACTGTGAATACTGTGGTGCAAAGAAATTCGAATATGAGGTGAAGTCATTCTGTTGTCGCGAGGGAAAAGTCAGATTAGTAAACCCAGAACCGCCCCTAGAACTCCGAAGGCTTTGGTCAAGCGAAGATACTGATGCAAAGCATTTCAGGGATAACATTAGGTTCTTCAATGGACATTTCTCCTTTACTACCCTTGGTGTTAACCTTGATAACAAGTATACAAACATGAGGTCAGGGGTGTATACATTTCGGGGACATGGTCAAATATACCACAACATACACTCATTTGGTTCAACTAATTCAAGTCCCAGTCATCTGCAATTGTACTTCTATGACGATGACCAAAGTCTGCAGCATCGGTTTCGGCACTCCCCTAATCTCGACCAGGAGGTCACTAGAAAGCTGGTGGACATCCTAAAGGATAACCCATACTCCAAAGCATTTAGGAGTCTGGGCCAAGTTGAGAACGTATTGGAATATCGTATCACTCTGAACACCGATTATAGGATGGACCAACAGACATATAATGTGCCATTATCTTCGGAGGTGGCTGCAGTGTGGGTCGAGGGTAATGATCTGATCAAAAGATTTAAACGCAGTATTATTCTCTATGGGAACAATAATGTGAAACATCATATAGAACCATTTTATGGATGTTATGACCCGCTGTCCtaccctctcttttttccaagAGGGGAGCTCGGTTGGCATCCCCATATCCCAAAGTACGGCGTGTCCTTGGAGGAGGTACTTCGGTACCATGACAATAATTCAAATGACAATCCAG ATATGAATAATCGATTGTGCGTCTCTGTGAGGGACTACTATTGCCACAAGTTTCAGAAGCGTCCTGGGATATTCAATGCCGTGCTATATGGCAAGCGTCTACTCCAACAGTATGCAGTCGACATGTATATGAAGATTGAGGGTACAAGGCTTGACTACTATAGGATTCATCATAAGGAGCTACGTGCTGATCTATACAAAGGCATTGTCGACAGCTTACAGGCTGGAGAGAGTCGTGCAGATGCGGTAGGCAAAAGAATTATACTCCCATCAACATTCATTGGGGGCAAGAGAGATATGAAGCGAAGGTTCATGGATGCTATGGCCTTGGTCCAAAAGTACGGAAAGCCAGATATTTTCCTAACGATGACATGCAACCCCAAATGGGAAGAGATAACCAATGGATTAGAACCTGGTCAGACACCCCAAGATCGCCCTGATCTCATTGTTTGGGTATTTAAAGCCAAGCTGGAGGTATTGAAGATACAACTATTCAAGAACCACATACTTGGCAAAGTGATTGCTTATGTTTATGTCATTGAATTCCAAAAACGGGGCCTTCCGCATGCTCACTTTCTGTTGATCATGGAGTTAGATTACAAGCTCTTAGTGCCAGAACAGTATGATCATATCATCTCTGCCGAGCTCCCAGACAAGCAAAACTATCCAGAACTATATGCAATGGTTGTGAATCACATGATGCATGGTCCATGTGGGGTCTTTAATCCCAAGAATGTGTGCATGCAGAATCGAGCCTGCAAGAACCACTACCCACGTCCATTCAACCCCACCACACTCCAAGGAAAGGATGCATATCCTGTGTATCGAAGACGTGACAATGGCCGTCGTGCTCAGGTTCGAGGACATATGCTGGACAATAGGTGGGTTGTGCCATATAACCCTTACCTTTTGAGGATGTTCAATTGTCATATTAACGTCGAGGTGTGCTCAAGCATCAAGGCTGTGAAGTACTTATTCAAATATATCTACAAGGGCCACGACCGAGCTTTGATGTCTCTAGATGAACCTGATAGCAATGGCAACATTGATGAGATCAAGCAGTACAGGGATGCAAGGTGGGTTACGCCACCAGAGGCACTATGGAGGATCTATAGTTTTGACCTGAGCGAGATGAGACCATCTGTGAAGCAACTACAACTTCATCTCCCAGAGATGCACATGAtctcttttgaggctggacAAGATCTTAATGACGTAGTCACTCGTCATGGTGCCTCGAGGACAATGCTTACCGAGTATTTCGAGGCGAACAAGAAATTTCCAAAGGCTCGATAA
- the LOC100821537 gene encoding uncharacterized protein LOC100821537 isoform X2 codes for MKIIYSLIIHIGIIVTVVNEYDKVKQCCPKFVTRNPTCLFIREPSNTSNLSYESGDADALIQLATTFSTNSTLTSIARMEHGESSKGRKRSYDCAHYANLTSEQKKAKQDRARARRQSLTLEQRQQMNARRRALRPHLTSEKKEEFNARRRALRQSLPPQERHALLDRRKASYRNKRDTVCVESIAMRCPKLGASSIADPSLSTSASTITKATFVEDIMDEDTIPELGGSSIADPLLSTLASTIAEDDTSTFLEDIMDEDTIPELGTLPPAQTSTTMPEFTIGTDDDVQNFINEIMDEDTIPEEDMDEEYYLFASEGGHNNEVVNPDESMETSAAVNSALDPYDYVYSDIPERTHVLKPVPDCEYCGAKKFEYEVKSFCCREGKVRLVNPEPPLELRRLWSSEDTDAKHFRDNIRFFNGHFSFTTLGVNLDNKYTNMRSGVYTFRGHGQIYHNIHSFGSTNSSPSHLQLYFYDDDQSLQHRFRHSPNLDQEVTRKLVDILKDNPYSKAFRSLGQVENVLEYRITLNTDYRMDQQTYNVPLSSEVAAVWVEGNDLIKRFKRSIILYGNNNVKHHIEPFYGCYDPLSYPLFFPRGELGWHPHIPKYGVSLEEVLRYHDNNSNDNPDMNNRLCVSVRDYYCHKFQKRPGIFNAVLYGKRLLQQYAVDMYMKIEGTRLDYYRIHHKELRADLYKGIVDSLQAGESRADAVGKRIILPSTFIGGKRDMKRRFMDAMALVQKYGKPDIFLTMTCNPKWEEITNGLEPGQTPQDRPDLIVWVFKAKLEVLKIQLFKNHILGKVIAYVYVIEFQKRGLPHAHFLLIMELDYKLLVPEQYDHIISAELPDKQNYPELYAMVVNHMMHGPCGVFNPKNVCMQNRACKNHYPRPFNPTTLQGKDAYPVYRRRDNGRRAQVRGHMLDNRWVVPYNPYLLRMFNCHINVEVCSSIKAVKYLFKYIYKGHDRALMSLDEPDSNGNIDEIKQYRDARWVTPPEALWRIYSFDLSEMRPSVKQLQLHLPEMHMISFEAGQDLNDVVTRHGASRTMLTEYFEANKKFPKAR; via the exons ATGAAAATAATATACTCACTCATCATTCATATTGGGATAATTGTAACAGTGGTTAATGAATAcgataaagtaaagcaatgCTGCCCGAAATTTGTGACACGTAATCCAACATGTTTATTCATACGTGAGCCGTCCAACACTTCAAACTTAAGTTATGAGTCAGGTGATGCAGATGCACTGATTCAATTAGCTACAACATTTTCCACTAATAGTACGTTGACATCAATCGCCAGAATGGAACATGGAGAAAGCTCAAAAG GACGAAAGAGGTCCTATGACTGTGCTCACTATGCTAACCTCACCTCAGAACAAAAGAAAGCCAAGCAAGATCGTGCTAGAGCACGCCGGCAAAGTTTAACACTTGAACAGAGGCAACAGATGAATGCACGCCGAAGAGCGCTTAGACCACATTTAACATCTGAAAAGAAGGAAGAGTTCAATGCACGCCGAAGAGCACTCAGGCAGAGTTTACCACCCCAGGAGAGGCATGCATTGTTAGATCGACGCAAAGCAAGCTACAGAAATAAGAGAGACACCGTATGCGTTGAATCCATTGCAATGCGATGCCCTAAACTAGGTGCTTCATCAATAGCCGACCCATCATTGAGCACATCGGCATCCACGATTACAAAAG CAACCTTCGTTGAGGATATCATGGATGAGGACACCATTCCTGAGCTAGGTGGTTCATCAATAGCCGACCCATTATTGAGCACACTAGCATCCACGATTGCAGAAG ATGATACGTCAACCTTCCTTGAGGATATCATGGATGAGGACACCATTCCTGAGCTAGGTACTTTGCCACCAGCCCAAACATCAACGACCATGCCTGAATTCACCATTGGAACTGATG ATGATGTTCAAAActtcattaatgaaatcaTGGATGAGGACACCATTCCTGAAGAGGATATGGATGAGGAGTATTATCTTTTTGCCAGTGAAG GTGGGCATAATAACGAGGTGGTCAACCCTGATGAATCAATGGAAACCTCTGCTGCTGTAAATAGTGCCCTAGATCCGTACGATTATGTCTACTCAGACATCCCAGAAAGAACGCACGTATTAAAGCCTGTGCCAGACTGTGAATACTGTGGTGCAAAGAAATTCGAATATGAGGTGAAGTCATTCTGTTGTCGCGAGGGAAAAGTCAGATTAGTAAACCCAGAACCGCCCCTAGAACTCCGAAGGCTTTGGTCAAGCGAAGATACTGATGCAAAGCATTTCAGGGATAACATTAGGTTCTTCAATGGACATTTCTCCTTTACTACCCTTGGTGTTAACCTTGATAACAAGTATACAAACATGAGGTCAGGGGTGTATACATTTCGGGGACATGGTCAAATATACCACAACATACACTCATTTGGTTCAACTAATTCAAGTCCCAGTCATCTGCAATTGTACTTCTATGACGATGACCAAAGTCTGCAGCATCGGTTTCGGCACTCCCCTAATCTCGACCAGGAGGTCACTAGAAAGCTGGTGGACATCCTAAAGGATAACCCATACTCCAAAGCATTTAGGAGTCTGGGCCAAGTTGAGAACGTATTGGAATATCGTATCACTCTGAACACCGATTATAGGATGGACCAACAGACATATAATGTGCCATTATCTTCGGAGGTGGCTGCAGTGTGGGTCGAGGGTAATGATCTGATCAAAAGATTTAAACGCAGTATTATTCTCTATGGGAACAATAATGTGAAACATCATATAGAACCATTTTATGGATGTTATGACCCGCTGTCCtaccctctcttttttccaagAGGGGAGCTCGGTTGGCATCCCCATATCCCAAAGTACGGCGTGTCCTTGGAGGAGGTACTTCGGTACCATGACAATAATTCAAATGACAATCCAG ATATGAATAATCGATTGTGCGTCTCTGTGAGGGACTACTATTGCCACAAGTTTCAGAAGCGTCCTGGGATATTCAATGCCGTGCTATATGGCAAGCGTCTACTCCAACAGTATGCAGTCGACATGTATATGAAGATTGAGGGTACAAGGCTTGACTACTATAGGATTCATCATAAGGAGCTACGTGCTGATCTATACAAAGGCATTGTCGACAGCTTACAGGCTGGAGAGAGTCGTGCAGATGCGGTAGGCAAAAGAATTATACTCCCATCAACATTCATTGGGGGCAAGAGAGATATGAAGCGAAGGTTCATGGATGCTATGGCCTTGGTCCAAAAGTACGGAAAGCCAGATATTTTCCTAACGATGACATGCAACCCCAAATGGGAAGAGATAACCAATGGATTAGAACCTGGTCAGACACCCCAAGATCGCCCTGATCTCATTGTTTGGGTATTTAAAGCCAAGCTGGAGGTATTGAAGATACAACTATTCAAGAACCACATACTTGGCAAAGTGATTGCTTATGTTTATGTCATTGAATTCCAAAAACGGGGCCTTCCGCATGCTCACTTTCTGTTGATCATGGAGTTAGATTACAAGCTCTTAGTGCCAGAACAGTATGATCATATCATCTCTGCCGAGCTCCCAGACAAGCAAAACTATCCAGAACTATATGCAATGGTTGTGAATCACATGATGCATGGTCCATGTGGGGTCTTTAATCCCAAGAATGTGTGCATGCAGAATCGAGCCTGCAAGAACCACTACCCACGTCCATTCAACCCCACCACACTCCAAGGAAAGGATGCATATCCTGTGTATCGAAGACGTGACAATGGCCGTCGTGCTCAGGTTCGAGGACATATGCTGGACAATAGGTGGGTTGTGCCATATAACCCTTACCTTTTGAGGATGTTCAATTGTCATATTAACGTCGAGGTGTGCTCAAGCATCAAGGCTGTGAAGTACTTATTCAAATATATCTACAAGGGCCACGACCGAGCTTTGATGTCTCTAGATGAACCTGATAGCAATGGCAACATTGATGAGATCAAGCAGTACAGGGATGCAAGGTGGGTTACGCCACCAGAGGCACTATGGAGGATCTATAGTTTTGACCTGAGCGAGATGAGACCATCTGTGAAGCAACTACAACTTCATCTCCCAGAGATGCACATGAtctcttttgaggctggacAAGATCTTAATGACGTAGTCACTCGTCATGGTGCCTCGAGGACAATGCTTACCGAGTATTTCGAGGCGAACAAGAAATTTCCAAAGGCTCGATAA
- the LOC100821537 gene encoding uncharacterized protein LOC100821537 isoform X1 encodes MKIIYSLIIHIGIIVTVVNEYDKVKQCCPKFVTRNPTCLFIREPSNTSNLSYESGDADALIQLATTFSTNSTLTSIARMEHGESSKGRKRSYDCAHYANLTSEQKKAKQDRARARRQSLTLEQRQQMNARRRALRPHLTSEKKEEFNARRRALRQSLPPQERHALLDRRKASYRNKRDTVCVESIAMRCPKLGASSIADPSLSTSASTITKATFVEDIMDEDTIPELGGSSIADPLLSTLASTIAEDDTSTFLEDIMDEDTIPELGTLPPAQTSTTMPEFTIGTDDDVQNFINEIMDEDTIPEEDMDEEYYLFASEVGGHNNEVVNPDESMETSAAVNSALDPYDYVYSDIPERTHVLKPVPDCEYCGAKKFEYEVKSFCCREGKVRLVNPEPPLELRRLWSSEDTDAKHFRDNIRFFNGHFSFTTLGVNLDNKYTNMRSGVYTFRGHGQIYHNIHSFGSTNSSPSHLQLYFYDDDQSLQHRFRHSPNLDQEVTRKLVDILKDNPYSKAFRSLGQVENVLEYRITLNTDYRMDQQTYNVPLSSEVAAVWVEGNDLIKRFKRSIILYGNNNVKHHIEPFYGCYDPLSYPLFFPRGELGWHPHIPKYGVSLEEVLRYHDNNSNDNPDMNNRLCVSVRDYYCHKFQKRPGIFNAVLYGKRLLQQYAVDMYMKIEGTRLDYYRIHHKELRADLYKGIVDSLQAGESRADAVGKRIILPSTFIGGKRDMKRRFMDAMALVQKYGKPDIFLTMTCNPKWEEITNGLEPGQTPQDRPDLIVWVFKAKLEVLKIQLFKNHILGKVIAYVYVIEFQKRGLPHAHFLLIMELDYKLLVPEQYDHIISAELPDKQNYPELYAMVVNHMMHGPCGVFNPKNVCMQNRACKNHYPRPFNPTTLQGKDAYPVYRRRDNGRRAQVRGHMLDNRWVVPYNPYLLRMFNCHINVEVCSSIKAVKYLFKYIYKGHDRALMSLDEPDSNGNIDEIKQYRDARWVTPPEALWRIYSFDLSEMRPSVKQLQLHLPEMHMISFEAGQDLNDVVTRHGASRTMLTEYFEANKKFPKAR; translated from the exons ATGAAAATAATATACTCACTCATCATTCATATTGGGATAATTGTAACAGTGGTTAATGAATAcgataaagtaaagcaatgCTGCCCGAAATTTGTGACACGTAATCCAACATGTTTATTCATACGTGAGCCGTCCAACACTTCAAACTTAAGTTATGAGTCAGGTGATGCAGATGCACTGATTCAATTAGCTACAACATTTTCCACTAATAGTACGTTGACATCAATCGCCAGAATGGAACATGGAGAAAGCTCAAAAG GACGAAAGAGGTCCTATGACTGTGCTCACTATGCTAACCTCACCTCAGAACAAAAGAAAGCCAAGCAAGATCGTGCTAGAGCACGCCGGCAAAGTTTAACACTTGAACAGAGGCAACAGATGAATGCACGCCGAAGAGCGCTTAGACCACATTTAACATCTGAAAAGAAGGAAGAGTTCAATGCACGCCGAAGAGCACTCAGGCAGAGTTTACCACCCCAGGAGAGGCATGCATTGTTAGATCGACGCAAAGCAAGCTACAGAAATAAGAGAGACACCGTATGCGTTGAATCCATTGCAATGCGATGCCCTAAACTAGGTGCTTCATCAATAGCCGACCCATCATTGAGCACATCGGCATCCACGATTACAAAAG CAACCTTCGTTGAGGATATCATGGATGAGGACACCATTCCTGAGCTAGGTGGTTCATCAATAGCCGACCCATTATTGAGCACACTAGCATCCACGATTGCAGAAG ATGATACGTCAACCTTCCTTGAGGATATCATGGATGAGGACACCATTCCTGAGCTAGGTACTTTGCCACCAGCCCAAACATCAACGACCATGCCTGAATTCACCATTGGAACTGATG ATGATGTTCAAAActtcattaatgaaatcaTGGATGAGGACACCATTCCTGAAGAGGATATGGATGAGGAGTATTATCTTTTTGCCAGTGAAG tagGTGGGCATAATAACGAGGTGGTCAACCCTGATGAATCAATGGAAACCTCTGCTGCTGTAAATAGTGCCCTAGATCCGTACGATTATGTCTACTCAGACATCCCAGAAAGAACGCACGTATTAAAGCCTGTGCCAGACTGTGAATACTGTGGTGCAAAGAAATTCGAATATGAGGTGAAGTCATTCTGTTGTCGCGAGGGAAAAGTCAGATTAGTAAACCCAGAACCGCCCCTAGAACTCCGAAGGCTTTGGTCAAGCGAAGATACTGATGCAAAGCATTTCAGGGATAACATTAGGTTCTTCAATGGACATTTCTCCTTTACTACCCTTGGTGTTAACCTTGATAACAAGTATACAAACATGAGGTCAGGGGTGTATACATTTCGGGGACATGGTCAAATATACCACAACATACACTCATTTGGTTCAACTAATTCAAGTCCCAGTCATCTGCAATTGTACTTCTATGACGATGACCAAAGTCTGCAGCATCGGTTTCGGCACTCCCCTAATCTCGACCAGGAGGTCACTAGAAAGCTGGTGGACATCCTAAAGGATAACCCATACTCCAAAGCATTTAGGAGTCTGGGCCAAGTTGAGAACGTATTGGAATATCGTATCACTCTGAACACCGATTATAGGATGGACCAACAGACATATAATGTGCCATTATCTTCGGAGGTGGCTGCAGTGTGGGTCGAGGGTAATGATCTGATCAAAAGATTTAAACGCAGTATTATTCTCTATGGGAACAATAATGTGAAACATCATATAGAACCATTTTATGGATGTTATGACCCGCTGTCCtaccctctcttttttccaagAGGGGAGCTCGGTTGGCATCCCCATATCCCAAAGTACGGCGTGTCCTTGGAGGAGGTACTTCGGTACCATGACAATAATTCAAATGACAATCCAG ATATGAATAATCGATTGTGCGTCTCTGTGAGGGACTACTATTGCCACAAGTTTCAGAAGCGTCCTGGGATATTCAATGCCGTGCTATATGGCAAGCGTCTACTCCAACAGTATGCAGTCGACATGTATATGAAGATTGAGGGTACAAGGCTTGACTACTATAGGATTCATCATAAGGAGCTACGTGCTGATCTATACAAAGGCATTGTCGACAGCTTACAGGCTGGAGAGAGTCGTGCAGATGCGGTAGGCAAAAGAATTATACTCCCATCAACATTCATTGGGGGCAAGAGAGATATGAAGCGAAGGTTCATGGATGCTATGGCCTTGGTCCAAAAGTACGGAAAGCCAGATATTTTCCTAACGATGACATGCAACCCCAAATGGGAAGAGATAACCAATGGATTAGAACCTGGTCAGACACCCCAAGATCGCCCTGATCTCATTGTTTGGGTATTTAAAGCCAAGCTGGAGGTATTGAAGATACAACTATTCAAGAACCACATACTTGGCAAAGTGATTGCTTATGTTTATGTCATTGAATTCCAAAAACGGGGCCTTCCGCATGCTCACTTTCTGTTGATCATGGAGTTAGATTACAAGCTCTTAGTGCCAGAACAGTATGATCATATCATCTCTGCCGAGCTCCCAGACAAGCAAAACTATCCAGAACTATATGCAATGGTTGTGAATCACATGATGCATGGTCCATGTGGGGTCTTTAATCCCAAGAATGTGTGCATGCAGAATCGAGCCTGCAAGAACCACTACCCACGTCCATTCAACCCCACCACACTCCAAGGAAAGGATGCATATCCTGTGTATCGAAGACGTGACAATGGCCGTCGTGCTCAGGTTCGAGGACATATGCTGGACAATAGGTGGGTTGTGCCATATAACCCTTACCTTTTGAGGATGTTCAATTGTCATATTAACGTCGAGGTGTGCTCAAGCATCAAGGCTGTGAAGTACTTATTCAAATATATCTACAAGGGCCACGACCGAGCTTTGATGTCTCTAGATGAACCTGATAGCAATGGCAACATTGATGAGATCAAGCAGTACAGGGATGCAAGGTGGGTTACGCCACCAGAGGCACTATGGAGGATCTATAGTTTTGACCTGAGCGAGATGAGACCATCTGTGAAGCAACTACAACTTCATCTCCCAGAGATGCACATGAtctcttttgaggctggacAAGATCTTAATGACGTAGTCACTCGTCATGGTGCCTCGAGGACAATGCTTACCGAGTATTTCGAGGCGAACAAGAAATTTCCAAAGGCTCGATAA